Proteins encoded by one window of Glycine soja cultivar W05 chromosome 15, ASM419377v2, whole genome shotgun sequence:
- the LOC114387870 gene encoding lateral signaling target protein 2 homolog isoform X2 → MRMENHQNHKVESEPDIEKNHHHRHQQQQQQQHRNEVWGTWEELLLACAVNRHGFKDWDAVAMEVQSRTTRLLATAHHCEQKFDDLSRRFADQCNDDVPPSRQNGGAAAISDHVPWLDELRKLRVAELRREVQRSDVSILSLQLEVKRLEEEKTKEKDGKDDKKPDLAVSGELRPENDKTGGEVDEAGPANSEPEERTANNTDKTLPTMGDESDRENQSVNESNSTGSRFEKTGDGDAKAGTGPAPVQTGSLEPDPVLRKGKPVGEESNNGSYDALAKVPTCESVPPSEERKVEEDDNSSELHDSVAHSGEGGTRESSEVQSSASLTRKRKTRRRKEVSGGGGASSPAENDELATVKSEPLVGVLELIKGHEHSSLFERRLESQDTDRYKDLVKQPMDLETIQLRLQKGHYSSCTSAFFRDLLLLFTNATVFFSHDTLESQVGRQLHRLATTEMKNHGQAQSDPIPRKNDSLPPNASLAKPDSLISKNKASGPILVCRKRSSMLAKPSSATFGQKGDQPTFNDKKERPSSDAKPPMKPSSSDTDEEELPKAKEKPVTGARSLRRSYKNLNNNNNKKPSSNSTPKTGSSGNKPSETVKPEKSKAEGGPDKKRNAAADFLKRIKRNTSAEASKGGSGGSGGGGSGGGGGSSSSSKGGGGGNGVKEQKKMVNNGKGDKGKERASRHNNVGGGSGSGDKRNSKNVENNSQSKRSVGRPPKKAAETNAGSAKRGRESSASAGKDKRPKKRSKK, encoded by the exons ATG CGTATGGAAAACCACCAAAATCACAAGGTAGAATCAGAACCGGACATAGAGAAGAACCACCATCACCGCCAccaacagcagcagcagcaacaacaccGTAACGAAGTGTGGGGCACGTGGGAGGAGCTGTTGCTAGCGTGCGCCGTGAACCGCCATGGCTTCAAGGACTGGGACGCCGTCGCCATGGAGGTCCAGTCGCGCACCACGCGCCTCCTCGCCACCGCGCACCACTGCGAGCAGAAATTTGACGATCTCAGCCGCCGATTCGCCGACCAATGCAACGACGACGTTCCGCCGTCGCGCCAGAACGGCGGCGCCGCTGCTATCTCCGATCACGTCCCCTGGCTCGACGAATTGCGAAAACTCCGCGTCGCCGAGCTCCGCCGCGAGGTCCAACGCAGCGACGTTTCCATCCT GTCGTTGCAGTTGGAGGTGAAGAGGTTAGAGGAGGAGAAAACGAAGGAGAAAGACGGAAAGGACGACAAGAAACCAGATCTGGCGGTTTCCGGCGAGTTGCGGCCGGAAAACGACAAAACCGGCGGGGAAGTTGACGAGGCTGGACCGGCGAATTCTGAACCGGAGGAGAGAACCGCAAACAACACAGACAAGACGTTGCCAACCATGGGCGACGAATCGGACCGGGAGAACCAATCGGTTAACGAATCCAACTCGACCGGTTCGCGGTTCGAGAAAACCGGAGACGGCGACGCGAAGGCAGGAACCGGACCGGCTCCGGTTCAAACCGGTTCGCTTGAACCGGATCCGGTCTTGCGGAAGGGAAAACCGGTTGGAGAGGAATCGAATAACGGAAGCTACGATGCGTTGGCGAAGGTGCCAACGTGCGAGTCGGTGCCTCcgagtgaagagagaaaagtggaGGAGGATGATAACTCGTCCGAGTTACATGACTCGGTGGCTCACTCGGGCGAGGGAGGGACGAGGGAGAGCAGCGAGGTGCAGAGCTCCGCGAGCTtgacgaggaagaggaagacacGGCGGAGGAAGGAGGTTTCCGGCGGCGGTGGCGCCTCATCTCCGGCGGAGAACGACGAGTTGGCAACGGTGAAATCAGAACCGTTGGTTGGGGTTTTGGAGTTGATCAAGGGGCACGAGCACAGCTCGTTGTTCGAGCGCCGTCTTGAAAGCCAG GATACCGATAGATACAAAGACCTAGTGAAACAGCCCATGGACTTAGAAACCATACAATTGAGACTCCAAAAGGGTCACTATTCCTCATGCACCAGTGCATTCTTCCGcgacctcctcctcctcttcaccAACGCCACCGTGTTCTTCTCCCATGACACCCTGGAATCACAGGTAGGGCGGCAGCTGCACCGCCTTGCCACCACGGAGATGAAGAACCACGGCCAAGCACAATCCGATCCTATCCCCCGGAAGAACGATTCACTCCCACCAAATGCATCATTAGCTAAACCAGATTCTCTCATTTCCAAGAACAAAGCCTCTGGTCCTATATTGGTATGCCGCAAACGCAGTTCAATGTTAGCCAAACCTTCCTCGGCCACCTTTGGCCAAAAGGGTGACCAACCCACCTTCAATGACAAGAAGGAAAGGCCATCATCTGATGCAAAGCCACCCATGAAACCCTCTTCTTCTGATACAGACGAAGAGGAGCTTCCCAAGGCTAAGGAAAAGCCTGTCACTGGAGCAAGAAGCTTGAGGAGGAGCTACAAGAacctcaataataataataacaagaaaCCATCCTCTAACTCCACTCCTAAGACAGGGTCCTCGGGGAACAAGCCATCGGAGACCGTCAAACCGGAGAAGAGCAAAGCAGAGGGAGGGCCAGACAAGAAGAGGAATGCAGCTGCAGATTTCTTGAAAAGGATTAAGCGCAACACTTCGGCGGAAGCATCAAAGGGTGGTAGCGGTggcagtggtggtggtggaagcgGCGGCGGTGGAGGAAGTAGTAGCAGCAGCAAGGGTGGTGGAGGTGGTAATGGTGTCAAAGAGCAGAAGAAAATGGTGAACAATGGAAAAGGGGATAAAGGGAAAGAAAGGGCATCAAGGCATAATAACGTTGGAGGAGGTTCAGGGTCTGGAGATAAAAGGAATAGTAAGAATGTTGAGAACAACTCACAGTCAAAGAGAAGTGTTGGTAGACCTCCAAAGAAAGCAGCAGAGACAAATGCAGGTTCTGCAAAGCGTGGGAGAGAAAGTAGTGCTAGTGCTGGCAAGGATAAGCGACCCAAAAAACGTTCCAAGAAATGA
- the LOC114386273 gene encoding protein MAIN-LIKE 2-like has translation MVRIRGLGRALGRIIGRALGREDSHDSDDAPQRRRPTASARRQQGVVTVAEDEPVVPVDDPVVAADKPMVAANVHDTGADEPEGFPGGLSDPSVLTKYVEHVAASVWSEEEQPELKLSFHGRKVQKLGRPVPAIEGETSSFYLPVGEVTITLDDVTSLRHLPIAGAFHTFQPLHIDEAVLMLVDLLLVLGEAARAKTTHCHGPYVRPSWLRDIYQRKCQARHWTAAARAYLLHLLGCILFANKSATHVHVVFLDALRDLSQIGMFALGATALVHMYDHLNDACISTNRQLTGYIILLQCWIYEHFSSVAECIADPNYDEVSPRACWWIATKAIVKTKSTATYRQCLDQLRIPDVYWMPYGKHRPEACHAIVERLERLLNLRIVTEGTETYEVMEDCIRIVRSRHRQRTNQ, from the exons ATGGTTAGGATTAGAGGCTTAGGTCGTGCCTTAGGTAGGATTATTGGCAGAGCTCTGGGGAGAGAGGATAGTCATGATTCTGATGATGCTCCCCAGCGGCGAAGGCCTACCGCATCGGCACGCAGGCAACAGGGAGTTGTCACTGTTGCTGAGGACGAGCCTGTGGTACCTGTGGATGACCCTGTGGTAGCTGCCGATAAGCCTATGGTAGCTGCAAACGTACATGACACTGGTGCAGATGAGCCTGAGGGATTTCCAGGTGGACTGAGTGACCCATCGGTGCTTACCAAGTATGTTGAGCATGTTGCAGCCAGCGTATGGAGCGAagag gaacaacctgaattaaAGTTatccttccatgggaggaaggtgCAGAAATTAGGTAGGCCTGTTCCTGCAATTGAGGG GGAGACTAGTAGTTTCTATCTTCCTGTGGGGGAGGTTACCATCACCCTGGACGACGTGACATCTCTTCGTCATCTTCCCATAGCCGGTGCCTTCCATACCTTCCAGCCTCTGCACATCGACGAGGCGGTCTTGATGTTGGTTGACTTACTACTGGTCTTAGGAGAGGCAGCCAGGGCCAAGACAACACATTGTCATGGACCATACGTACGCCCATCTTGGCTACGAGATATATATCAGCGCAAATGTCAGGCCAGACATTGGACAGCTGCAGCTCGTGCctatcttcttcatcttctaggTTGCATtctttttgctaacaagagtgcaacccatGTTCATGTTGTCTTCTTAGACGCTCTGCGTGACCTCAGTCAAATTGGGATGTTTGCATTGGGAGCTACTGCCCTAGTGCATATGTACGATCATTTGAATGATGCTTGTATTAGCACCAACCGACAGCTTACTGGTTACATCATCCTCTTACAG TGTTGGATATATGAGCATTTTTCGTCAGTTGCGGAGTGCATCGCTGATCCGAACTACGACGAGGTGTCACCACGTGCATGCTGGTGGATTGCGACGAAGGCAATTGTGAAGACCAAATCTACAGCGACGTACAGGCAGTGTCTGGATCAACTCAGGATTCCTGATGTCTACTGGATGCCTTATGGGAAGCATCGACCG GAGGCTTGCCATGCGATTGTTGAAAGGTTGGAGCGtctgctcaaccttaggatagtcacaGAAGGCACAGAGACATATGAGGTCATGGAAGACTGCATTAGGATTGTCAGGTCTCGACATAGACAACGCACGAATCAGTAG
- the LOC114387870 gene encoding uncharacterized protein LOC114387870 isoform X1: protein MRMENHQNHKVESEPDIEKNHHHRHQQQQQQQHRNEVWGTWEELLLACAVNRHGFKDWDAVAMEVQSRTTRLLATAHHCEQKFDDLSRRFADQCNDDVPPSRQNGGAAAISDHVPWLDELRKLRVAELRREVQRSDVSILSLQLEVKRLEEEKTKEKDGKDDKKPDLAVSGELRPENDKTGGEVDEAGPANSEPEERTANNTDKTLPTMGDESDRENQSVNESNSTGSRFEKTGDGDAKAGTGPAPVQTGSLEPDPVLRKGKPVGEESNNGSYDALAKVPTCESVPPSEERKVEEDDNSSELHDSVAHSGEGGTRESSEVQSSASLTRKRKTRRRKEVSGGGGASSPAENDELATVKSEPLVGVLELIKGHEHSSLFERRLESQQDTDRYKDLVKQPMDLETIQLRLQKGHYSSCTSAFFRDLLLLFTNATVFFSHDTLESQVGRQLHRLATTEMKNHGQAQSDPIPRKNDSLPPNASLAKPDSLISKNKASGPILVCRKRSSMLAKPSSATFGQKGDQPTFNDKKERPSSDAKPPMKPSSSDTDEEELPKAKEKPVTGARSLRRSYKNLNNNNNKKPSSNSTPKTGSSGNKPSETVKPEKSKAEGGPDKKRNAAADFLKRIKRNTSAEASKGGSGGSGGGGSGGGGGSSSSSKGGGGGNGVKEQKKMVNNGKGDKGKERASRHNNVGGGSGSGDKRNSKNVENNSQSKRSVGRPPKKAAETNAGSAKRGRESSASAGKDKRPKKRSKK from the exons ATG CGTATGGAAAACCACCAAAATCACAAGGTAGAATCAGAACCGGACATAGAGAAGAACCACCATCACCGCCAccaacagcagcagcagcaacaacaccGTAACGAAGTGTGGGGCACGTGGGAGGAGCTGTTGCTAGCGTGCGCCGTGAACCGCCATGGCTTCAAGGACTGGGACGCCGTCGCCATGGAGGTCCAGTCGCGCACCACGCGCCTCCTCGCCACCGCGCACCACTGCGAGCAGAAATTTGACGATCTCAGCCGCCGATTCGCCGACCAATGCAACGACGACGTTCCGCCGTCGCGCCAGAACGGCGGCGCCGCTGCTATCTCCGATCACGTCCCCTGGCTCGACGAATTGCGAAAACTCCGCGTCGCCGAGCTCCGCCGCGAGGTCCAACGCAGCGACGTTTCCATCCT GTCGTTGCAGTTGGAGGTGAAGAGGTTAGAGGAGGAGAAAACGAAGGAGAAAGACGGAAAGGACGACAAGAAACCAGATCTGGCGGTTTCCGGCGAGTTGCGGCCGGAAAACGACAAAACCGGCGGGGAAGTTGACGAGGCTGGACCGGCGAATTCTGAACCGGAGGAGAGAACCGCAAACAACACAGACAAGACGTTGCCAACCATGGGCGACGAATCGGACCGGGAGAACCAATCGGTTAACGAATCCAACTCGACCGGTTCGCGGTTCGAGAAAACCGGAGACGGCGACGCGAAGGCAGGAACCGGACCGGCTCCGGTTCAAACCGGTTCGCTTGAACCGGATCCGGTCTTGCGGAAGGGAAAACCGGTTGGAGAGGAATCGAATAACGGAAGCTACGATGCGTTGGCGAAGGTGCCAACGTGCGAGTCGGTGCCTCcgagtgaagagagaaaagtggaGGAGGATGATAACTCGTCCGAGTTACATGACTCGGTGGCTCACTCGGGCGAGGGAGGGACGAGGGAGAGCAGCGAGGTGCAGAGCTCCGCGAGCTtgacgaggaagaggaagacacGGCGGAGGAAGGAGGTTTCCGGCGGCGGTGGCGCCTCATCTCCGGCGGAGAACGACGAGTTGGCAACGGTGAAATCAGAACCGTTGGTTGGGGTTTTGGAGTTGATCAAGGGGCACGAGCACAGCTCGTTGTTCGAGCGCCGTCTTGAAAGCCAG CAGGATACCGATAGATACAAAGACCTAGTGAAACAGCCCATGGACTTAGAAACCATACAATTGAGACTCCAAAAGGGTCACTATTCCTCATGCACCAGTGCATTCTTCCGcgacctcctcctcctcttcaccAACGCCACCGTGTTCTTCTCCCATGACACCCTGGAATCACAGGTAGGGCGGCAGCTGCACCGCCTTGCCACCACGGAGATGAAGAACCACGGCCAAGCACAATCCGATCCTATCCCCCGGAAGAACGATTCACTCCCACCAAATGCATCATTAGCTAAACCAGATTCTCTCATTTCCAAGAACAAAGCCTCTGGTCCTATATTGGTATGCCGCAAACGCAGTTCAATGTTAGCCAAACCTTCCTCGGCCACCTTTGGCCAAAAGGGTGACCAACCCACCTTCAATGACAAGAAGGAAAGGCCATCATCTGATGCAAAGCCACCCATGAAACCCTCTTCTTCTGATACAGACGAAGAGGAGCTTCCCAAGGCTAAGGAAAAGCCTGTCACTGGAGCAAGAAGCTTGAGGAGGAGCTACAAGAacctcaataataataataacaagaaaCCATCCTCTAACTCCACTCCTAAGACAGGGTCCTCGGGGAACAAGCCATCGGAGACCGTCAAACCGGAGAAGAGCAAAGCAGAGGGAGGGCCAGACAAGAAGAGGAATGCAGCTGCAGATTTCTTGAAAAGGATTAAGCGCAACACTTCGGCGGAAGCATCAAAGGGTGGTAGCGGTggcagtggtggtggtggaagcgGCGGCGGTGGAGGAAGTAGTAGCAGCAGCAAGGGTGGTGGAGGTGGTAATGGTGTCAAAGAGCAGAAGAAAATGGTGAACAATGGAAAAGGGGATAAAGGGAAAGAAAGGGCATCAAGGCATAATAACGTTGGAGGAGGTTCAGGGTCTGGAGATAAAAGGAATAGTAAGAATGTTGAGAACAACTCACAGTCAAAGAGAAGTGTTGGTAGACCTCCAAAGAAAGCAGCAGAGACAAATGCAGGTTCTGCAAAGCGTGGGAGAGAAAGTAGTGCTAGTGCTGGCAAGGATAAGCGACCCAAAAAACGTTCCAAGAAATGA
- the LOC114387870 gene encoding uncharacterized protein LOC114387870 isoform X3, with translation MENHQNHKVESEPDIEKNHHHRHQQQQQQQHRNEVWGTWEELLLACAVNRHGFKDWDAVAMEVQSRTTRLLATAHHCEQKFDDLSRRFADQCNDDVPPSRQNGGAAAISDHVPWLDELRKLRVAELRREVQRSDVSILSLQLEVKRLEEEKTKEKDGKDDKKPDLAVSGELRPENDKTGGEVDEAGPANSEPEERTANNTDKTLPTMGDESDRENQSVNESNSTGSRFEKTGDGDAKAGTGPAPVQTGSLEPDPVLRKGKPVGEESNNGSYDALAKVPTCESVPPSEERKVEEDDNSSELHDSVAHSGEGGTRESSEVQSSASLTRKRKTRRRKEVSGGGGASSPAENDELATVKSEPLVGVLELIKGHEHSSLFERRLESQQDTDRYKDLVKQPMDLETIQLRLQKGHYSSCTSAFFRDLLLLFTNATVFFSHDTLESQVGRQLHRLATTEMKNHGQAQSDPIPRKNDSLPPNASLAKPDSLISKNKASGPILVCRKRSSMLAKPSSATFGQKGDQPTFNDKKERPSSDAKPPMKPSSSDTDEEELPKAKEKPVTGARSLRRSYKNLNNNNNKKPSSNSTPKTGSSGNKPSETVKPEKSKAEGGPDKKRNAAADFLKRIKRNTSAEASKGGSGGSGGGGSGGGGGSSSSSKGGGGGNGVKEQKKMVNNGKGDKGKERASRHNNVGGGSGSGDKRNSKNVENNSQSKRSVGRPPKKAAETNAGSAKRGRESSASAGKDKRPKKRSKK, from the exons ATGGAAAACCACCAAAATCACAAGGTAGAATCAGAACCGGACATAGAGAAGAACCACCATCACCGCCAccaacagcagcagcagcaacaacaccGTAACGAAGTGTGGGGCACGTGGGAGGAGCTGTTGCTAGCGTGCGCCGTGAACCGCCATGGCTTCAAGGACTGGGACGCCGTCGCCATGGAGGTCCAGTCGCGCACCACGCGCCTCCTCGCCACCGCGCACCACTGCGAGCAGAAATTTGACGATCTCAGCCGCCGATTCGCCGACCAATGCAACGACGACGTTCCGCCGTCGCGCCAGAACGGCGGCGCCGCTGCTATCTCCGATCACGTCCCCTGGCTCGACGAATTGCGAAAACTCCGCGTCGCCGAGCTCCGCCGCGAGGTCCAACGCAGCGACGTTTCCATCCT GTCGTTGCAGTTGGAGGTGAAGAGGTTAGAGGAGGAGAAAACGAAGGAGAAAGACGGAAAGGACGACAAGAAACCAGATCTGGCGGTTTCCGGCGAGTTGCGGCCGGAAAACGACAAAACCGGCGGGGAAGTTGACGAGGCTGGACCGGCGAATTCTGAACCGGAGGAGAGAACCGCAAACAACACAGACAAGACGTTGCCAACCATGGGCGACGAATCGGACCGGGAGAACCAATCGGTTAACGAATCCAACTCGACCGGTTCGCGGTTCGAGAAAACCGGAGACGGCGACGCGAAGGCAGGAACCGGACCGGCTCCGGTTCAAACCGGTTCGCTTGAACCGGATCCGGTCTTGCGGAAGGGAAAACCGGTTGGAGAGGAATCGAATAACGGAAGCTACGATGCGTTGGCGAAGGTGCCAACGTGCGAGTCGGTGCCTCcgagtgaagagagaaaagtggaGGAGGATGATAACTCGTCCGAGTTACATGACTCGGTGGCTCACTCGGGCGAGGGAGGGACGAGGGAGAGCAGCGAGGTGCAGAGCTCCGCGAGCTtgacgaggaagaggaagacacGGCGGAGGAAGGAGGTTTCCGGCGGCGGTGGCGCCTCATCTCCGGCGGAGAACGACGAGTTGGCAACGGTGAAATCAGAACCGTTGGTTGGGGTTTTGGAGTTGATCAAGGGGCACGAGCACAGCTCGTTGTTCGAGCGCCGTCTTGAAAGCCAG CAGGATACCGATAGATACAAAGACCTAGTGAAACAGCCCATGGACTTAGAAACCATACAATTGAGACTCCAAAAGGGTCACTATTCCTCATGCACCAGTGCATTCTTCCGcgacctcctcctcctcttcaccAACGCCACCGTGTTCTTCTCCCATGACACCCTGGAATCACAGGTAGGGCGGCAGCTGCACCGCCTTGCCACCACGGAGATGAAGAACCACGGCCAAGCACAATCCGATCCTATCCCCCGGAAGAACGATTCACTCCCACCAAATGCATCATTAGCTAAACCAGATTCTCTCATTTCCAAGAACAAAGCCTCTGGTCCTATATTGGTATGCCGCAAACGCAGTTCAATGTTAGCCAAACCTTCCTCGGCCACCTTTGGCCAAAAGGGTGACCAACCCACCTTCAATGACAAGAAGGAAAGGCCATCATCTGATGCAAAGCCACCCATGAAACCCTCTTCTTCTGATACAGACGAAGAGGAGCTTCCCAAGGCTAAGGAAAAGCCTGTCACTGGAGCAAGAAGCTTGAGGAGGAGCTACAAGAacctcaataataataataacaagaaaCCATCCTCTAACTCCACTCCTAAGACAGGGTCCTCGGGGAACAAGCCATCGGAGACCGTCAAACCGGAGAAGAGCAAAGCAGAGGGAGGGCCAGACAAGAAGAGGAATGCAGCTGCAGATTTCTTGAAAAGGATTAAGCGCAACACTTCGGCGGAAGCATCAAAGGGTGGTAGCGGTggcagtggtggtggtggaagcgGCGGCGGTGGAGGAAGTAGTAGCAGCAGCAAGGGTGGTGGAGGTGGTAATGGTGTCAAAGAGCAGAAGAAAATGGTGAACAATGGAAAAGGGGATAAAGGGAAAGAAAGGGCATCAAGGCATAATAACGTTGGAGGAGGTTCAGGGTCTGGAGATAAAAGGAATAGTAAGAATGTTGAGAACAACTCACAGTCAAAGAGAAGTGTTGGTAGACCTCCAAAGAAAGCAGCAGAGACAAATGCAGGTTCTGCAAAGCGTGGGAGAGAAAGTAGTGCTAGTGCTGGCAAGGATAAGCGACCCAAAAAACGTTCCAAGAAATGA
- the LOC114387090 gene encoding DNA-directed RNA polymerases II, IV and V subunit 8B-like — protein sequence MSELLFNDIFKVEKVDPDGKKYDKVSRIVARSEKCDMYLLLDVNTEIYPMGEKERFLMALSPSLVLNTKDGSVSIQDKFEYIMHGRLYNITKPQLEEKECSKPQLEVEVYASFGGLQLMLKGHASHCVKFAVDQKLFLLVRKVES from the exons ATGAGCGAACTTCTTTTTAATGACATTTTCAAGGTCGAGAAGGTAGACCCTGATGGTAAAAAGTATGACAAGG TTTCTCGGATTGTGGCACGGAGTGAGAAGTGTGACATGTACCTGCTTCTAGATGTAAATACCGAGATTTATCCGATGGGGGAAAAAGAAAGATTCTTGATGGCTTTGTCTCCTTCACTTGTTCTGAATACTAAG GATGGCTCGGTGTCAATTCAAGACAAGTTTGAATACATCATGCATGGGAGGTTATATAACATTACGAAACCCCAGCTTGAAGAGAAGGAATGTTCGAAACCTCAGCTTGAAGT GGAGGTATATGCATCGTTTGGTGGGCTTCAGTTGATGCTGAAAGGGCATGCTTCCCATTGTGTTAAGTTTGCAGTCGATCAGAAGTTGTTTTTACTAGTCAGGAAGGTTGAAAGTTGA
- the LOC114386272 gene encoding polygalacturonase-like produces the protein MDFDFITNGHVQNLHSIDSKGGHFIVFGCENMTFTDLTLKSPENNHNTDGIKISQTNGINITGVKIGTGDDCVAMISGTKNVRISNVVCGPGHGISVGSLGKNDGETDVEDIVVKNCTFVGTSNGLRIKTWAAPLKKNLKASKFVYEDIVMNNVQNPVVIDQQYCPLHQCDLKVCASS, from the coding sequence ATGGATTTTGACTTCATCACCAACGGACATGTCCAAAACTTGCATTCCATTGATAGCAAAGGAGGCCATTTCATAGTGTTTGGATGTGAGAACATGACCTTCACAGACCTAACCCTAAAATCCCCCGAGAACAATCACAACACAGATGGAATCAAAATATCCCAAACAAATGGGATAAACATCACAGGTGTGAAAATTGGCACTGGCGATGACTGTGTTGCTATGATTTCTGGCACTAAGAATGTTCGGATTTCAAATGTCGTTTGTGGCCCTGGTCATGGAATTAGTGTTGGAAGCCTTGGGAAGAATGATGGAGAAACTGATGTGGAAGATATTGTTGTCAAGAATTGCACATTTGTTGGTACTAGCAATGGTCTTAGAATTAAAACATGGGCTGCTCCATTGAAGAAAAATTTGAAGGCTTCAAAGTTCGTctatgaagacattgtcatgaATAATGTGCAAAATCCCGTTGTCATTGATCAACAATATTGTCCACTACATCAATGTGACCTTAAGGTTTGTGCTTCTAGCtag